A DNA window from Camelina sativa cultivar DH55 chromosome 13, Cs, whole genome shotgun sequence contains the following coding sequences:
- the LOC104734209 gene encoding uncharacterized protein At2g39795, mitochondrial-like, which yields MSLSTVFRRASSTVATLAVRAARSPVSFRSGAVSAQRLILGSQVGREWVSSFSFSRFSTESAITKTTADENLISVIESEIECAIAEEAPLDNDILEDKPEDFPFEIIDTPGERTVLLKRKFEDETIQVEVDSAASYDDEETEQETVADDGDQENVAKFRIPMVVSVEKPGGVCLEFGVSAYPDEIVIDSLSIKQPQGSDNELAYEGPDFDDLDENLQKAFHRYLEIRGIKPSFTTFLSDYVANKDSREYLQWLKDIKSFVEK from the exons ATGTCGTTGAGCACCGTGTTTCGTCGCGCCTCGTCGACAGTGGCTACTCTTGCCGTCCGCGCGGCTAGATCTCCGGTTAGCTTCCGCAGCGGCGCTGTCTCAGCCCAGAGGCTGATTCTTGGTAGCCAGGTCGGGCGTGAATGGGTTAGTTCATTCTCATTCTCGAGATTTTCCACTGAAAGTGCGATCACTAAAACCACCGCCGACGAGAATCTCATCAGCGTCATCGAATCTGAAATTGAATGCGCCATCGCTGAGGAGGCGCCTCTTGATAATGACATC TTGGAGGATAAGCCAGAAGATTTCCCATTTGAAATCATTGATACACCAGGGGAAAGAACTGTGTTGCTGAAAAGGAAATTTGAGGATGAAACCATCCAAGTGGAAGTTGACTCTGCTGCATCTTACGATGATGAAGAGACAGAACAGGAAACAGTAGCAGACGATGGAGATCAAGAAAACGTGGCTAAATTCCGGATTCCCATGGTTGTGAGTGTGGAGAAACCTGGTGGTGTCTGTCTTGAATTTGGAGTCAGCGCATACCCTGATGAGATTGTGATTGATAGTTTATCGATCAAACAACCGCAAGGATCTGATAACGAGCTTGCTTACGAAGGACCTGACTTTGA TGACTTGGATGAGAATTTGCAGAAGGCTTTCCACAGGTACTTAGAGATCAGAGGGATCAAACCAAGCTTCACTACCTTTTTGTCTGATTACGTAGCCAACAAAGACAGCAGAGAGTATCTGCAATGGCTCAAGGATATCAAGTCATTTGTCGAGAAGTGA